DNA from Candidatus Cybelea sp.:
CGCCGGAAAATCGCTCAAGGACGCGATCGGCGGCAACCGCTCGCGCAGGAAGCGGAAAAAAGCCAACGGGCTGTAGCGAAGCTTGGTTATCGCGCTAGTCTGGGGGACTAGAGATCGCTGGTTCGAATCCAGTCAGCCCGAGATTAATCCGGCCAGAACTTTAGACGAGTTTTGGCCGTTTCTATTTAAGCGGTAAGGGGTTCGCACGCCGGCCCGCCCGAAGGCCCATTGTATGAAGATCGGGACCCTCGAGATGAAGATCGCGCGCGTTGAGGGATTTCAAGTGAGGATTCGCACGTCGGACGGCCGCGATATTCGCTCGGACCGCGAAGGGATGCCGCCCTGGCCCTATGAAAAGGCCGCGCGCGACCGCTGGTCGGTCGCTCGCGACCGCTGGTCGGTCGCTCGCTGGAAGCAAGAGCGCTTTGTTAGCCTCTATCCGGGATTTGGTGTAGACGTGCTCGATGGCGATGGAACGCCCGTCGAGTTCGGGCAAACGCTGCTGGAGAGCGTTCGCGAAAGTTATGATTGACCCAGGTCAACGCAGCCGCTTGCGAGACCAAGTAAACCGCGCCTAGGCGAAGAAGAGGGGGAGGCTTCCCATCAGCAACGGAGATCGTATATGCCTTCTCGAGTATCGTTTCTTGTCGGAGTCCTTCTTACAATCTCGCTAAGCTTGACCGCATGCGGCGGCAGTTCACACTCAGCCGTGGTCCCGAATGTGGCCGATGGCGGACACAAGAAGACCGGGTCGACCCCGATCCAGCACATCGTCGTGATGGTACAAGAGAATCGTACGTTCAATACGCTCTTCGCGACGTTCCCCGGCGCGACCGGCACGACCACCGGGCTGCAGCGCATCGGCAAAGGCAAGAAGGCCAAGACCGTTACCGTCAATCTCGCCGAAGTGAACTTAGAGAGCAAGCGGAACCTCAACCATTTGTACGTCTCGTATCGCATCGCCTATCGAGGCGGTAATATGGACGCCTTCAATCAGATCATTTACACGAGCAACGGCAAACCGGAAGGCAACAAGCCCTACGTTTACGTCAACCCAGCACAGGTGCAACCGTACTGGACCATCGCGACGCAGTACGGTCTTGCCGACATGATGTTCCAAACGCAAGGCAGCGGCAGCTTTACCGCACACCAGGATCTGATCCGCGGCGGCACGGCGATCGATCCAACGGAGAGCCTGATCGACGATCCGACGTCGTCGGCGGCGTGGGGCTGCAACGCCCGGCCGGGGACCAAGACCAACCTGATTACGACAAAGCTCGTCTACGAACACGTCAAGGGCCCGTTTCCGTGTACGAGCGACTTCCCGTCCTCGGGCGCCAACTACGAGACGCTAGCGGATCTCTTCGCGAAGGCCGGTATTACGTGGAAGTACTACGCGCCCCCCGAAAAGCTGGGCACCCCGGGCGCCCTCTGGAACGGCTTTGCAGTGATCAGTTCGCTGTTCAACAATCCGAGCGAGTGGAACCAGCACGTCATCAGTCCGCCGCAGCAAGTCATCACCGATGCGCAGAACGGCAAGCTGCCGCAGGTCGCGTGGGTGATCCCCGATGCGATCAACTCCGATCACCCCGCCTACGGCTCCGACAAGGGCCCGTCGTGGGTGGCGCAGGTCGTCAACGGGATCGGCCAGAGCCCGGCCTGGAGCTCGACGGCCATCATTGTCGTGTGGGACGACTGGGGCGGCTTCTACGACGAAGTCAAGCCGCCCAAACTCGATAAACAAGGGGGCCCGGGCTTCCGCGTCGGCATGATCGTTGCCTCGCCGTACGTTCCGGCAAACGAAATTTCGCACACCGCGTACGGCTTCGGCAGCATCATCCGGTACATCGAAGACAACTGGAATCTCGGTTCGCTCGGCACGACCGATGCGACCTCGACAAGCATCGCCGATATGTTCAACTACGGCCAGAAGCCGCGGAAGTTCAAACTCATTCCCGCGAAGTACTCGCGCGAGTTCTTCCTGCACCAGAAGCCTTCCGGCTTACCGCTCGACGACCAATAAGTTGAGCCTCCGGTTTGCCGCCGTTGCAAGCTTCGCCGCCGTCCTCGCGGGCTGCGGCGGTACGGCAACCGGAGCGCTCGCCCCGTTTTCGCGGATGCCTCCCCACGCGCAGCAGAGCTCCCCGATCGCGCACGTCGTCGTCATCGTGCAGGAGAACCGCAGCTTCGACAATTTGTTTGCCACGTTCCCCGGCGCCGACGGCACGACGATGGGCCTAGAAAAAGTGCGCGAGGGCGGCAAGTACGTGGTGAAATCGATCGCGCTGCATCAGAGCGCGCTCGTGATGAATACCGATATCGGCCACTGCCGCTACTCGTTCGTGACGGCGAAGGACGGCGGGAAGATGGACGCGTTCAACCTCGAGCCAAAGGGCGTCTGCCCGCGCGGCTCGAGCGGCGGCGGGCCGACGATCGGCACGATTGCTTATCAGTACGTCAATCCCAAACAGATCGCGCCCTACTGGGATCTCGCCAAACAGTACGTGCTCGGCGACCACCTCTTCCAGACGCAAGGCAGCGGGAGTTTTACCGCGCATCAGGACCTGATCCGCGGCAACACGCAGATCGCCGTGGGCAAGAGCCTGGTCGACACGCCGACCGGAATGCCCTGGGGCTGCGACTCGTCGAAGACGGCGCGCACCGATCTGCTCACGAGCGAGCTGAAGTTCGAGGAGGATAAGGGGCCGCGCCCCTGCACGACCAACTTTCCCTCAATGGGCAGCGCCTATGCGACGCTGCGCGATCTGCTCGACGCCAAAGGCGTCTCGTGGAAGTACTACTCGCCGTGCTTCGTGGCGAGCCCGGGCTGCGGCAACGGCTGCACGCAGTGCGCGGGTGCGCTGCTCAACGCGTTCGACGTGATCGCACCCGTCCGCAACGGCAGCGAGTGGGGAACCAACGTCTCGATGCCGCAAACCAAGATCTTCGACGATATTTCGAATGGCACGCTGCCCGCCGTTGCTTGGGTGATTCCGACCAACAACGATTCGGACCATCCAGGCACGCTGGTCGATCGCGGTCCGCAGTGGGTTGCGAGCATCGTCAACGCGATCGGTAAGAGTGCGTATTGGAAGAGCTCGGCGATCGTTGTCGTCTGGGATGACTGGGGCGGCCTGTACGATCACGTAAAACCGCCGCTGCTCGATGAGAAAGGCGGCCTGGGCTTTCGCGTCCCCCTGCTCGTCGTCTCGCCCTACGTGCCCAAAGGCGCGATCTCGCACACGCGGTATGAGTTCGGCAGCATCCTGAAGTACATCGAACAGAACTGGGCGCTGGGCTCGCTCAAGACGACCGACCAGCGTTCGACGAGCATCCTCAACGTCTTCAACTACAAACAGTCGCCGCGCGCGTTTACGCCGATCCCGTCGCAGCTCTCGCCCGAGTTCTTCCGCCGCGAACCGCCGTCGGACGGCGGCGACCCCGAGTAGCCGCCTTTTCGCAGTTGGTCGAGCACCTGCCCCAGATAATCCGGGACGCCCGCGCGTTGGTGCTGGTCGTAGGCAGCCTGATCGAA
Protein-coding regions in this window:
- a CDS encoding alkaline phosphatase family protein, which encodes MADGGHKKTGSTPIQHIVVMVQENRTFNTLFATFPGATGTTTGLQRIGKGKKAKTVTVNLAEVNLESKRNLNHLYVSYRIAYRGGNMDAFNQIIYTSNGKPEGNKPYVYVNPAQVQPYWTIATQYGLADMMFQTQGSGSFTAHQDLIRGGTAIDPTESLIDDPTSSAAWGCNARPGTKTNLITTKLVYEHVKGPFPCTSDFPSSGANYETLADLFAKAGITWKYYAPPEKLGTPGALWNGFAVISSLFNNPSEWNQHVISPPQQVITDAQNGKLPQVAWVIPDAINSDHPAYGSDKGPSWVAQVVNGIGQSPAWSSTAIIVVWDDWGGFYDEVKPPKLDKQGGPGFRVGMIVASPYVPANEISHTAYGFGSIIRYIEDNWNLGSLGTTDATSTSIADMFNYGQKPRKFKLIPAKYSREFFLHQKPSGLPLDDQ
- a CDS encoding alkaline phosphatase family protein, with translation MSLRFAAVASFAAVLAGCGGTATGALAPFSRMPPHAQQSSPIAHVVVIVQENRSFDNLFATFPGADGTTMGLEKVREGGKYVVKSIALHQSALVMNTDIGHCRYSFVTAKDGGKMDAFNLEPKGVCPRGSSGGGPTIGTIAYQYVNPKQIAPYWDLAKQYVLGDHLFQTQGSGSFTAHQDLIRGNTQIAVGKSLVDTPTGMPWGCDSSKTARTDLLTSELKFEEDKGPRPCTTNFPSMGSAYATLRDLLDAKGVSWKYYSPCFVASPGCGNGCTQCAGALLNAFDVIAPVRNGSEWGTNVSMPQTKIFDDISNGTLPAVAWVIPTNNDSDHPGTLVDRGPQWVASIVNAIGKSAYWKSSAIVVVWDDWGGLYDHVKPPLLDEKGGLGFRVPLLVVSPYVPKGAISHTRYEFGSILKYIEQNWALGSLKTTDQRSTSILNVFNYKQSPRAFTPIPSQLSPEFFRREPPSDGGDPE